One Lepisosteus oculatus isolate fLepOcu1 chromosome 12, fLepOcu1.hap2, whole genome shotgun sequence genomic window, tacacacactcctcctgcacactactgtacactgacactgcactgagagagagaggggttaatacacacactcctcctgcacactactgtacactgacactgcactgagagagagaggggttaatacacacactcctcctgcacactactgtacactgacactgcactgagagagagaggggttaatacacacactcctcctgcacactactgtacactgacactgcactgagagagagagaggggttaatacacacactcctcctgcacactactgtacactgacactgcactgagagagagaggggttaatacacacactcctcctgcacactactgtacactgacactgcactgagagagaggggttaatacacacacccctcctgcacactactgtacactgacactgcactgagagagagaggggttaatacacacactcctcctgcacactactgtacactgagagagagaggggttaatacacacactcctcctgcacactactgtacactgagagagagaggggttaatacactcCTCCTGTGTGACTCACAATGCGGGCGAATCTCTGCGCCTCGCTCACTCTCTCCACCAGCATCatcacctcctcctcctgcgTGGGGAAGGCGGGCAGCTTCTTGCCGATCAGGTGCTCGATACGCTGGAACAGCTCCACATCGTACCTGGGGGGCGGGGACTGCATGTCAGTCACCCCGACTGACACTCACAGGGTCCAATCGCTGCACTGCATCGGCCTTAATACAGCGCCATGAGAGAGCGATGGACCCCAACAGAGCCAGACGACGCAACAGGGGTACAGGGGTACAGGGGCAACAGGAACAGAGATCACTCACTGTGTGACAAAAGTGATGGACTTCCCAGAACGCCCTGCTCTGGCCGTCCGGCCCACCCTGTGGATATAGTCCTGCAGGCACAGAGTGTCagagaaagacagacagacGCGTATTAGAAAGAGAGGGGTACTGGGGCGAGACAGACAGTACTTTGGAGTGGGCGGGGATGTCGTAGTCGATGACAGAGAGGTattagagagacagacaggcaggtactgggggaagggggagagagacacagacaggcaggcagtgggggggggggagagagacagacaggcaggcagtgggggggggagagagacagacaggcaggtacTGGGGGAGACAGAGACAGTACCTTGGAGTGTGTGGGGATGTCGTAGTTGATGACAACATCCACGTGTGGGATGTCTAGCCCTCGGGACGCCACGTCTGTGGCCAGCAGGATAGAGCGCGACTTCGACTTGAACTTGTTCAGGGCACCGAGACGCTTGTTCTGAAACACAGACACCAggggtctgactgacagcactgtcacacctggagtggatcagactgctgcacactgggagtctgactgacagcactgtcacacctggagtggatcagactgctgcgcactgggagtctgactgacagcactgtcacacctggagtggatcagactgctgcgcactgggagtctgactgacagcactgtcacacctggagtggatcagactgctgcgcactgggagtctgactgacagcactgtcacacctggagtggatcagactgctgcgcactgggagtctgactgacagcactgtaaaccctggagtggatcagactgctgcacactgggagtctgactgacagcactgtaaaccctggagtggatcagactgctgcgcactgggagtctgactgacagcactgtcacacctggagcggatcagactgctgcacactgggagtctgactgacagcactgtaaaccctggagtggatcagactgctgcacactgggagtctgactgacagcactgtaaaccctggagtggatcagactgctgcacactgggagtctgactgacagcactgtaaaccctggagtggatcagactgctgcacactgggagtctgactgacagcactgtcacacctggagtggatcagactgctgcgcactgggagtctgactgacagcactgtcacacctggagtggatcagactgctgtgcactgggagtctgactgacagcactgtcacacctggagtggatcagactgctgtgcactgggagtctgactgacagcactgtaaaccctggagtggatcagactgctgcacactgggagtctgactgacagcactgtcacacctggagtggatcagactgctgtgcactgggagtctgactgacagcactgtaaaccctggagcggatcagactgctgcgcactgggagtctgactgacagcactgtcacacctggagtggatcagactgctgcacactgggagtctgactgacagcactgtaaaccctggagcggatcagactgctgtgcactgggagtctgactgacagcactgtcacacctggagtggatcagactgctgcacactgggagtctgactgacagcactgtaaaccctggagcggatcagactgctgcgcactgggagtctgactgacagcactgtaaaccctggagtggatcagactgctgcacactgggagtctgactgacagcactgtaaaccctggagtggatcagactgctgcacactgggagtctgactgacagcactgtaaaccctggagtggatcagactgctgcgcactgggagtctgattgacagcactgtcacacctggagtggatcagactgctgcacactgggagtctgactgacagcactgtaaaccctggagcggatcagactgctgtgcactgggagtctgactgacagcactgtaaaccctggagtggatcagactgctgcacactgggagtctgactgacagcactgtaaaccctggagtggatcagactgctgcacactgggagtctgacagcactgtaaaccctggagtggatcagactgctgcacactgggagtctgactgacagcactgtaaaccctggagtggatcagactgctgcgcactgggagtctgactgacagcactgtaaaccctggagtggatcagactgctgcgcactgggagtctgactgacagcactgtaaaccctggagtggatcagactgctgcgcactgggagtctgattgacagcactgtcacacctggagtggatcagactgctgcacactgggagtctgactgacagcactgtaaaccttggtgtggatcagactgctgcacactgggagtctgactgacagcactgtaaaccctggagtggatcagactgctgcacactgggagtctgactgacagcactgtaaaccctggagtggatcagactgctgcacactgggagtctgactgacagcactgtaaaccctggagtggatcagactgctgcgcactgggagtctgactgacagcactgtaaaccctggagtggatcagactgctgcacactgggagtctgactgacagcactgtcacacctggagaggATCAGACTGCTGGGAACAGGATTCTGACCTGCTCTGTATAGCGAGTATGCGCCCGCGGTTGCTGTGGTTACCTGGCTCATCTGGCCATGCAGGGGGATGGCAGTCATGCCCAGGTTCCGCAGCATCAGCGCCACCCGCTGGGCGGCATTGCAGGTGCCACAGAAAATCATGAAGGAGTTTCCGGCCAGCTCATTCAGAACAGACACCAGGTAACAGTCCTGCAGAGAGACAGGTAGGCAGTGTGAGAACCCAGCACTCTGTgtactgggagtctgactgacagcactgtaaaccctggagtggatcagactgctgcacactgggagtctgactgacagcactgtaaaccctggagtggatcagactgctgcacactgggagtctgactgacagcactgtcacacctggagtggatcagactgctgcgcactgggagtctgacagcactgtcactccTAGGGTGGAtgagagacaggcaggcagacagtgagacagcaggGCACTGTcctgcagacagacaggcaggcagacagacagtgagacagcaggGCGCAGTCCTGCAGAGAGACGGGCAGGcagacagtgagacagcaggGCGCAGTCCTGCAGAGAGACGGGCAGGcagacagtgagacagcaggGCACAGTCCTGCAGAGACGGGCagacagacagtgagacagaaGGTCACTCCAGTCCAGTACCTTGTACTTAGCTGGGATGAAGATGTAGAACTGCTGCAGTTTGTCCACGGTCTGGTACTTGCTGGACACGGCGCACTTCACTGGGTCTTTCAGAGCTGCCCTCTGCAGCTTCTGGACCTGGAACACAGCCCAGTGGCCAGTGTGAGAGCCCAGTGGCCAGTGTGAGAGCCCAGTGGCCAGTGTGAGAGCCCATCCCCCAGGCACAGAAGTTACATGATGCAGCTCAGCGCCCTTCACAGGCAAATGCAAGATCTTTACTCTACAAACacagtaataaaaacaaaggaCAGATATTCCAGGACAGGAGAAATATTTTCCTACCTTCTTGGTCATAGTGGCTGAGAAAAGGAATGTTGTCCTTTCTCGAGGAATAACTTTCAGTATCTTATCAACCTGAacatggagagagaggggttaatacacacactcctcctgcacactactgtacactgacactgcactgagagagagaggggttaatacacacactcctcctgcacactactgtacactgacactgcactgagagagagaggggttaattgTCTATAGAGTACAGATGTTTCTCACCTCTGTCTCAAAGTCCATGTTGAGGATGCGATCAGCCTCATCCATCACCAGGAAGCGCAGAGCACGGAGTGAGAATCCCTTCGTGTTTTCCAAGTGGTCAATCAAACGCCCAGGGGTGgctgagaaagagagaggggggttaatacagacacactgactggacactccagtacatgaacactgcactgagagagaggggttcatacagacacactgactggacactccagtacatgaacactgcactgagagagagaggggttcatacagacacactgactggacactccagtacatgagcactgcactgagagagaggggttcacacacacactgactggacactccagtacactaggagagtgagagggaggACAGTAGCAAGGAGTTCATTCTCACCGATGATGATGTGTGGTTTCTTAGCCAGTGCCATCGCCTGTGACATCATATCGATCCCCCCAACAACCACCGCTGGAGAAAGAGACTGGCGTTAGCAGGTGCCGGGCGCCCCACTGCCCCCCGTGAGCCCTGGAGCCCCACTGCCCCCCGTGAGCCCTGGCGCCCCACTGCCCCCCCGTGAGCCCTGGCGCCCCACTGCCCCCCCGTGAGCCCTGGAGCCCCACTGCCCCCCCGTGAGCCCTGGAGCCCCACTGCCCCTCCGTGAGCCCTGGAGCCCCACTGCCCCTCCGTGAGCCCTGGAGCCCCACTGCCCCCCGTGAGCCCTGGAGCCCCACTGCCCCCCGTGAGCCCTGGCGCCCCACTGCCCCCCCGTGAGCCCTGGCGCCCCACTGCCCCCCCGTGAGCCCTGGCGCCCCACTGCCCCCCCGTGAGCCCTGGCGCCCCACTGCCCCCCGTGAGCCCTGGAGCCCCACTGCCCCCCGTGAGCCCTGGAGCCCCACCTGTCTGGACGCCGATGCAGGAGCCCAGGGCGTCGAACTGCTCGGCGATCTGGAAGGCCAGCTCGCGTGTGGGCGTGAGCACCAGGGAGTGCAGCCGCTGGGGCGCGGCCAGCAGAGCCTGCAGGATGGGCAGAGCAAAGGCACCCGTCTTCCCCGAGCCCGTCTCCGCCAGCCCGATCACGTCCCGGCCTggatcacaggacacagagggCATCAGTCTGGTCACAGCGCCCCGTGGGGcaggacacagagagaggggcATCAGTCTGGTCACAGCGCCCCGTGGggcaggagacagagagagaggggcatcaGTCTGGTCACAGCGCCCCGTGGggcaggagacagagagagaggggcatcaGTCTGGTCACAGCGCCCCGTGGGgcaggacacagagagagaggggcatcaGTCTGGAGTCACAGCGCCCCGTGGggcaggagacagagagagaggggcatcaGTCTGGAGTCACGCGGggcaggagacagagagagaggggcaccAGTCTGGAGTCACGCGGGgcaggacacagagagagaggggcatcaGTCTGGAGTCACAGCGCCCCGTGGggcaggagacagagagagaggggcaccAGTCTGGAGTCACGTGGggcaggagacagagagagaggggcaccAGTCTGGAGTCACGTGGggcaggagacagagagagaggggcaccAGTCTGGAGTCACGTGGggcaggagacagagaga contains:
- the ddx47 gene encoding probable ATP-dependent RNA helicase DDX47, producing the protein MFNVAACRPEVNYSSQWTQRKPGDIPSAPARSSTHSARWMSSMADALEGERAEATEAATESGEDGGAEETEAPKSFKDLGVTEVLCEACAQLGWSSPTKIQVEAVPVGLQGRDVIGLAETGSGKTGAFALPILQALLAAPQRLHSLVLTPTRELAFQIAEQFDALGSCIGVQTAVVVGGIDMMSQAMALAKKPHIIIATPGRLIDHLENTKGFSLRALRFLVMDEADRILNMDFETEVDKILKVIPRERTTFLFSATMTKKVQKLQRAALKDPVKCAVSSKYQTVDKLQQFYIFIPAKYKDCYLVSVLNELAGNSFMIFCGTCNAAQRVALMLRNLGMTAIPLHGQMSQNKRLGALNKFKSKSRSILLATDVASRGLDIPHVDVVINYDIPTHSKDYIHRVGRTARAGRSGKSITFVTQYDVELFQRIEHLIGKKLPAFPTQEEEVMMLVERVSEAQRFARIEMKEQGEQKKRPRGGAEGEAEDSEQSSGFRKKVRGGRGGRRGR